The Virgibacillus sp. SK37 region AATACGTTCATCTTGATCTATAGAAGCGATATTGGAAATGTGTTGGCCTATATCTTTCCATCTAATGTCTGGAAGCTCATGAACTGGTATAGATAGATATTTACCTTTATTTGTAAAGAGCAGGATTTTGTCTGTTGTATTCATTTCTATTAAACCTACGAGATGATCTTCATCTTTCATTGCAAAATCTTCCCCATTGGATGCAGCATAGGAACGCAGACTTGTTCTTTTAATATAGCCGTCTCTGGTAGTTGACACTAGCACGTCTTCACTTGCGACCATGACTTCAATATTTATTTTTAGTTCTTCAATCTGCTCTTCTATAACAGTACGTCTTTTATCTGAATACTGTTTCTTTAGCTGTCTTAGATCCTTCTTAATTGATTGGAATAATTTTTTCTCACTTTGTAGCATAGCTTCGTATTCTGCTATCTTTTTTCGAAGTTCATCAGCTTCCTTTTCAAGTGAGGTTATATCTGTATTCGTTAAACGATATAATTGAAGCATAACTATAGCCTCAGCCTGCGCTTCTGTAAATTCATATTTAGCTATAATTTGTTTCTTTGCATCTTGTTTATCCTTTGAAGAGCGAATCGTAGCAATTAATTGATCTAATATAGAGATAGCTTTAATTAAACCTTCAACAATATGGGCACGGTCTTTAGCTTTCTTCAAATCAAAGTTAATTTGCCTTGTGGCCACTTCTTTCTGATGAAGAATATATGCATCCAAAATATTAGGTAATGATAATAGCTTTGGTGTTTTGTCTTGAATGGCTACCATATTAAAATGATATGTAACCTGAAGATCTGTATTTTTAAATAGATAATTCAATATACCTTCACTGTTAGCATCTTTTTTCAATTCAATCACGATTCGTAAACCTGTACGGTCTGTTTCATCTCGTACTTCAGCAATTCCTTCCACTTTCCGATCAATACGCAATTCATCCATTTTCTTAACCATATTTGCTTTATTAACTTCGAATGGAATTTCATCTATAATGATTTGTTTCCGATTTCCACGAACATCCTCAACTTTTGTTTTGCCTCGAACTATTATCTTTCCTCTACCTGTTTCATAAGCTTTTTTGATTCCTTCAACACCTTGAATAATTCCACCGGTAGGAAAGTCTGGCCCGTTAATAACCTTCATTAATTGATCTAATGTGGCTTCTGGGTTATCAATCTTCATAATGACAGCATCAATAACCTCATCAAGATTATGTGGCGGAATATCTGTTGCATAACCTGCTGAAATCCCTGTGGAACCATTGACAAGCAAATTAGGAAATTTAGCAGGGAGAACTACTGGCTCTGCATCCGTATCATCAAAGTTTGGAATGAAATCAACAGTTTCTTTATCTATGTCCCGTAAAAGTTCTGAAGCTATACTTGAAAGTCTGGCCTCCGTATAACGCATAGCAGCAGGCGGGTCACCGTCAATACTACCATTATTTCCGTGCATTTCGATCAACAGATTCCTCATCTTCCAATCTTGACTGAGTCGAACCATCGCCTCGTACACGGATGAGTCACCATGTGGATGGTAATTACCTATTACTGTACCAACGGTTTTTGCGGACTTACGAAAATTTTTATCGTGTGTATTTCTTTCTTCATGCATTGCATACAAAATACGGCGTTGAACCGGCTTCAGTCCATCACGAGCATCTGGCAGCGCACGATCTTGAATTATATATTTACTATACCTTCCAAACCTGTCACCAATAACTTCTTCTAGTGGAAGGTCTAAAAACGTTTCTGGTTGTGACAAACCAACCCCCCCTTACTATAATACGTATTATATTTCTGTATGAATTTTATCGTTATCCAGGATATTTGCGTCGTCTTCCAAACCAAACGCAACATTGCCTTCGATCCACTTTCTTCTTGGCTCTACTTTATCGCCCATCAATGTAGTTACCCTTCGTTCAGCCCTTGCAAGGTCTTCCAGTGTTACACGGATTAATGTACGTGTATCAGGGTTCATGGTTGTTTCCCATAATTGATCTGCATTCATTTCACCAAGGCCTTTGTAGCGTTGAATAACATATCCGCTCTTAAATTCTTTAAGCGCCTTTTTCATTTCTCCTTCTTCCCAAGCGTATTTAATTTGTTCTTTCTTTCCTTTTCCCTTGGAGATTTTGTAAAGCGGAGGCAGGGCAATATATATCTTACCATTTTCAACTAGAGGACGCATATATCGATAAAAAAATGTTAATAACAGT contains the following coding sequences:
- the parC gene encoding DNA topoisomerase IV subunit A, giving the protein MSQPETFLDLPLEEVIGDRFGRYSKYIIQDRALPDARDGLKPVQRRILYAMHEERNTHDKNFRKSAKTVGTVIGNYHPHGDSSVYEAMVRLSQDWKMRNLLIEMHGNNGSIDGDPPAAMRYTEARLSSIASELLRDIDKETVDFIPNFDDTDAEPVVLPAKFPNLLVNGSTGISAGYATDIPPHNLDEVIDAVIMKIDNPEATLDQLMKVINGPDFPTGGIIQGVEGIKKAYETGRGKIIVRGKTKVEDVRGNRKQIIIDEIPFEVNKANMVKKMDELRIDRKVEGIAEVRDETDRTGLRIVIELKKDANSEGILNYLFKNTDLQVTYHFNMVAIQDKTPKLLSLPNILDAYILHQKEVATRQINFDLKKAKDRAHIVEGLIKAISILDQLIATIRSSKDKQDAKKQIIAKYEFTEAQAEAIVMLQLYRLTNTDITSLEKEADELRKKIAEYEAMLQSEKKLFQSIKKDLRQLKKQYSDKRRTVIEEQIEELKINIEVMVASEDVLVSTTRDGYIKRTSLRSYAASNGEDFAMKDEDHLVGLIEMNTTDKILLFTNKGKYLSIPVHELPDIRWKDIGQHISNIASIDQDERIIQCLPVRDFEKDNYLIFFTKNGMVKRSELPLYDAQRYSKALIALNVRNNDEVVQVCRTNGHADIFVASDKGYGLWYHEEEISVVGQRAAGVKAIQLRDNESVISGQVFDDLSEPSLVLITQRGACKRMNLKDFEKTSRAKRGLVMLRELKNKPHLLVGLFVVDENDSLCFQTESGEKHTVFPLELPLSDRYSNGSFVIDTDQHGEVREVWKKANYYKPFEGLNN